The following proteins are encoded in a genomic region of Streptococcus cristatus AS 1.3089:
- a CDS encoding helix-turn-helix domain-containing protein, with the protein MKSKLGITLRKVRKGKQISLSSVADEHLSKSQISRFERGESEISCIRLINILDKLHITLDEFLILHDKDYSNTESFANLVQYIRKQYSSQNINNIKCLLSDSSNYTLNSFEKTMVKSILHTMDSRISPSDEELLQLMDYLFKVEKWGYYEIVLFGNCVRTINYDSYFLLTKELLKNYLYSSLNKTNKRMVAQLAINCLILSIDEEKFSNCSYLIDKIKELLDNELNFYEQTVFLYATGYYEFKRQSCTGIEKMKQAIKVLDILGEDKLKLHYTDHFNKLVNKK; encoded by the coding sequence ATGAAATCAAAACTTGGCATCACACTCAGAAAAGTTCGTAAAGGAAAACAGATCAGTTTATCTTCCGTTGCTGACGAGCATCTTTCTAAATCTCAAATATCTCGATTCGAACGTGGAGAATCAGAAATATCTTGTATTCGACTAATCAATATTTTAGATAAATTACATATTACTTTGGACGAATTTCTTATTTTACATGATAAAGACTACTCCAATACCGAATCATTTGCTAACCTAGTTCAATATATTCGTAAACAATACTCATCACAAAATATCAATAATATAAAATGTCTACTTTCTGACTCCTCAAATTACACCTTAAATTCCTTTGAAAAAACCATGGTAAAATCCATTCTACACACAATGGATTCGAGGATCAGTCCATCTGATGAAGAATTACTTCAATTAATGGACTATCTTTTTAAAGTCGAAAAATGGGGTTACTATGAGATTGTTCTATTTGGTAACTGTGTACGAACAATTAACTACGATTCCTACTTCTTATTGACAAAGGAACTGCTAAAGAATTATCTCTACTCTTCTCTGAATAAAACCAATAAACGAATGGTCGCTCAACTTGCTATAAATTGTTTAATTCTTAGTATAGATGAGGAAAAATTTTCAAATTGCTCCTATTTAATTGATAAGATAAAGGAGTTGCTAGATAACGAATTAAACTTTTATGAACAGACAGTTTTCCTCTATGCAACAGGTTACTATGAATTTAAGCGTCAATCATGTACTGGAATCGAAAAAATGAAACAGGCTATAAAAGTTCTAGATATTTTAGGTGAAGACAAGTTAAAATTACACTATACTGACCATTTTAATAAACTAGTAAATAAAAAATAA
- the rlmD gene encoding 23S rRNA (uracil(1939)-C(5))-methyltransferase RlmD — MNVKVKQRIPLKIKKMGINGEGIGFYKKTLVFVPGALKGEEVYCQVTKVQRNFIEAKLLTINKRSKFRVEAPCEIYESCGGCQIMHLHYDKQLEFKEDLLRQALKKFAPAGYENYEIRPTIGMQEPLYYRAKLQFQTRKFKDEVKAGLYAQNSHYLVSLKNCLVQDKVTQQIINKVARLLGKYRLPIYDERKTAGVRTVMIRRARKTGQVQMIFVTGRKLDFSPVVRDLVAEFPELETVAVNYHTSKSSEIYGDKTEIIWGEEAIQEGVLDYEFSLSPRAFYQLNPEQTEVLYGEAIKALDVTKEDHLIDAYCGVGTIGFAFAKKVKSLRGMDIIPEAIEDAKRNAKRMGFDNTLYEAGTAEEIIPRWYAEGYRADALIVDPPRTGLDDKLLETIVHYAPEKMVYVSCNVSTLARDLVKLSQVYDVHYIQSVDMFPHTARTEAVVKLVKKVY, encoded by the coding sequence ATGAATGTAAAAGTGAAGCAAAGAATCCCTCTGAAAATCAAGAAAATGGGAATCAATGGGGAAGGAATTGGATTTTATAAGAAAACGCTGGTCTTTGTGCCGGGGGCTTTGAAGGGTGAAGAAGTCTACTGTCAGGTGACCAAGGTTCAGCGTAATTTTATCGAGGCCAAGCTCTTGACCATCAACAAACGGTCAAAATTTCGGGTGGAAGCGCCGTGTGAGATTTATGAAAGCTGTGGAGGCTGTCAAATCATGCACCTCCACTATGACAAGCAGTTGGAGTTTAAGGAAGATTTGTTGCGTCAGGCCTTGAAAAAGTTTGCACCAGCTGGCTACGAAAACTATGAAATTCGTCCGACTATTGGTATGCAGGAGCCGCTCTATTATCGGGCTAAACTGCAGTTTCAGACTCGGAAATTTAAGGATGAGGTCAAGGCGGGGCTATATGCCCAGAATTCCCACTATCTGGTCTCGCTAAAAAATTGTCTGGTTCAGGACAAGGTAACGCAACAGATCATCAATAAGGTGGCTCGGCTTTTAGGCAAGTACAGGCTGCCTATCTATGATGAGAGAAAGACAGCTGGAGTACGTACCGTTATGATTCGCAGAGCCAGAAAAACGGGTCAAGTGCAGATGATTTTTGTAACAGGACGCAAGCTGGACTTTTCTCCAGTCGTTCGAGACCTAGTGGCTGAATTTCCAGAGCTGGAAACAGTTGCAGTCAATTATCATACGAGCAAGTCCAGTGAGATTTATGGGGATAAGACAGAGATTATCTGGGGCGAGGAGGCTATCCAAGAAGGAGTACTGGACTATGAGTTCTCCCTATCGCCTCGAGCTTTCTATCAGCTCAACCCTGAACAGACAGAGGTGCTCTATGGGGAGGCAATTAAGGCGCTGGATGTGACGAAAGAAGATCATTTGATTGACGCCTATTGCGGAGTGGGGACCATCGGCTTTGCCTTTGCTAAAAAGGTCAAATCTCTGCGGGGCATGGATATCATTCCTGAGGCCATTGAAGACGCCAAGCGTAATGCGAAACGGATGGGCTTTGACAATACACTCTACGAAGCTGGGACGGCAGAGGAGATTATTCCTCGCTGGTATGCCGAAGGTTATCGGGCGGATGCCTTGATTGTCGATCCGCCACGAACTGGTCTGGACGATAAGCTGCTAGAGACAATTGTCCACTATGCACCTGAAAAGATGGTCTATGTTTCCTGCAATGTCTCAACCTTGGCGCGCGATTTGGTCAAGCTCAGTCAGGTCTACGATGTCCACTACATCCAGTCGGTTGATATGTTTCCGCATACCGCTCGAACCGAAGCAGTCGTGAAATTGGTCAAAAAAGTATATTGA
- the recX gene encoding recombination regulator RecX, translated as MKITKIEKKKRLYLLELDDSEKLYITEDTIVRFMLSKGMEITEQELSEIQDYAQFSYGKNLALYHLSFKQRTAKEVKDYLTQHDIQPDIISQVLDALKKENWINDRKYANSFIQSNLLTGDKGAFVLKQKLSQKGISSTIIEEELRQFDFTEVAERVAEKLLKKYQGKLPSKALQDKLLQALINKGFSYGQAKEAFHHLDIEEDQENQQELLYKELDKQYRKYSKKYEGYDLKQRLTQALARKGYDFSDIASALREYL; from the coding sequence ATGAAAATCACAAAAATTGAAAAGAAAAAACGGCTCTACCTCTTGGAGTTGGACGACAGCGAAAAACTCTATATTACAGAAGATACTATCGTCCGCTTCATGCTGTCCAAAGGGATGGAAATCACGGAGCAGGAGCTATCAGAAATTCAAGACTATGCCCAATTTTCCTACGGAAAAAACCTAGCCCTCTACCATCTCTCCTTCAAGCAAAGGACTGCCAAAGAAGTCAAAGACTATCTGACCCAGCACGACATTCAGCCAGACATCATCAGCCAAGTCTTGGACGCTTTGAAAAAAGAAAATTGGATTAACGACAGAAAATATGCTAACTCTTTTATCCAATCCAACCTTCTCACTGGAGACAAGGGCGCTTTTGTTCTAAAACAAAAACTCAGTCAAAAAGGAATTTCTAGCACTATTATCGAAGAAGAGCTAAGACAATTTGATTTTACTGAAGTAGCCGAGCGAGTTGCTGAGAAACTTTTAAAGAAATACCAAGGAAAGCTTCCCAGCAAGGCGCTGCAAGATAAACTCCTCCAAGCCCTGATAAACAAAGGATTTTCCTATGGACAAGCCAAAGAGGCCTTCCATCATCTAGACATTGAAGAAGACCAAGAAAACCAGCAAGAACTGCTCTATAAAGAGCTAGACAAGCAGTACCGCAAGTACTCCAAAAAGTACGAGGGCTATGACTTAAAACAGCGTCTGACCCAAGCTCTAGCCCGCAAAGGGTATGATTTTTCGGACATTGCCAGCGCTCTAAGAGAATATCTTTAA
- a CDS encoding DUF402 domain-containing protein, with protein sequence MKLPKEGDFITIQSYKHDGNLHRTWRDTMVLKTTENAIIGVNDHTLVTESDGRRWVTREPAIVYFHKKYWFNIIAMIRDNGTSYYCNLASPYYLDNEALKYIDYDLDVKVFTDGEKRLLDVEEYERHKRQMNYSDDLDFILKENVKILVDWINNERGPFSDAYVKIWYKRYVELKNR encoded by the coding sequence ATGAAACTTCCCAAAGAAGGCGACTTTATTACAATTCAAAGTTATAAGCATGATGGGAATCTTCACCGCACTTGGCGAGATACCATGGTACTAAAGACAACAGAAAATGCCATTATTGGCGTTAATGACCACACACTGGTGACAGAAAGTGATGGCCGGCGCTGGGTAACACGAGAGCCTGCCATTGTCTATTTTCATAAGAAATATTGGTTTAATATCATTGCCATGATTCGTGACAATGGCACTTCATACTACTGCAACCTTGCCAGCCCCTACTATCTGGACAATGAAGCCCTCAAGTACATCGACTATGATTTAGATGTCAAGGTCTTCACAGACGGAGAAAAACGGCTGCTTGATGTGGAAGAATATGAACGTCATAAAAGGCAAATGAACTATTCGGATGATTTGGATTTCATTCTCAAGGAAAACGTTAAGATTCTGGTTGACTGGATCAACAACGAACGCGGTCCCTTCTCCGATGCTTATGTGAAAATTTGGTACAAACGTTATGTTGAACTAAAGAATCGATAA
- a CDS encoding DUF960 domain-containing protein: MAFTNTRGRYASFGAITSLPDDVIDTFWYIIDNFLKDVFPLNNLIRFELINNKGKLTFRFSEDHLDTLISFDFTYKFDPFYPRMIYVVDNDGRETVMLADEYSMF, translated from the coding sequence ATGGCTTTTACCAATACTCGTGGTCGCTATGCCAGCTTTGGCGCCATCACTAGCCTTCCAGATGATGTGATTGACACTTTCTGGTACATCATCGACAACTTCCTTAAAGATGTCTTTCCCCTGAATAACCTGATTCGCTTTGAATTGATCAATAACAAGGGCAAGTTGACTTTCCGCTTCTCTGAGGACCATCTCGATACACTTATCTCCTTTGATTTTACCTATAAGTTTGACCCCTTCTATCCTCGAATGATCTACGTTGTGGACAATGACGGTAGAGAGACAGTCATGTTAGCCGATGAATACTCCATGTTTTAA
- a CDS encoding GNAT family N-acetyltransferase, which translates to MWYKKYFPELDTLEFYKILKLRIDTFVVEQERIYHELDEKDLTAVHIFHVNEQEEVDAYARVFEEDEKVVFGRLVTALSARGKGLGNRLVEEILLLCEKKWPRKMIEIEAQEQVVGLYEKFGFVTEGESFIFESTPHIKMIYKK; encoded by the coding sequence ATGTGGTATAAAAAATATTTTCCAGAGTTGGACACACTGGAGTTTTACAAGATTTTAAAACTGCGGATCGATACCTTTGTTGTCGAGCAAGAGCGAATCTATCATGAATTGGATGAGAAAGATCTAACAGCTGTGCACATTTTCCATGTAAATGAGCAAGAGGAAGTGGATGCCTATGCCCGCGTGTTTGAGGAAGATGAAAAAGTCGTTTTTGGCCGCCTTGTGACTGCCCTGTCAGCCAGAGGAAAGGGCTTGGGGAATAGATTGGTAGAGGAAATCTTGCTTCTTTGTGAGAAAAAGTGGCCGAGAAAAATGATTGAAATCGAAGCTCAGGAGCAAGTCGTGGGGCTTTATGAAAAATTTGGTTTTGTAACTGAGGGAGAGTCTTTTATCTTTGAATCAACGCCTCATATCAAAATGATTTACAAAAAATAA
- a CDS encoding MarR family winged helix-turn-helix transcriptional regulator — MDYRQLFRQMGFISRQAMMRMNQEASQYGLDNNLFLILTRIVEHPAIHQSQLAELVQIDKTTLSRSLRKLEERGLIIKKTKAQNKKFKELYPLTPALKVYDKLIGYEDRYIQASLHQLTSSELFQLDHILQKIQNSRQEEV; from the coding sequence ATGGATTATCGTCAGTTATTTCGTCAAATGGGGTTCATCTCCCGTCAAGCCATGATGAGAATGAACCAAGAAGCTAGCCAATACGGGCTTGATAATAATCTCTTTCTCATTCTTACTCGCATTGTCGAACATCCTGCCATCCATCAATCTCAGCTGGCAGAGCTGGTTCAGATTGACAAGACTACCTTGAGCCGCTCTCTAAGAAAGCTGGAGGAAAGAGGCTTGATTATCAAAAAGACCAAAGCTCAGAATAAGAAGTTCAAGGAGCTCTATCCACTGACTCCTGCACTAAAAGTATATGATAAGCTGATTGGCTATGAGGACAGATATATTCAGGCTAGTCTGCATCAACTGACTTCATCTGAACTCTTTCAGTTGGATCATATCTTACAGAAAATCCAAAACTCCCGACAAGAAGAAGTATAA
- a CDS encoding ABC-F family ATP-binding cassette domain-containing protein, whose translation MSILEVKNLSHGFGDRAIFEDVSFRLLKGEHIGLVGANGEGKSTFMSIVTGKMLPDEGKVEWSKYVTAGYLDQHAVLEQGQSVRDVLRTAFDELFKTEARINEIYMSMAEDGADVDALMEEVGELQDRLESRDFYTLDAKIDEVARALGVMDYGMESDVTELSGGQRTKVLLAKLLLEKPDILLLDEPTNYLDAEHIDWLKRYLQNYENAFVLISHDIPFLNDVINIVYHVENQQLTRYSGDYYQFLEVYEMKKSQLEAAYERQQKEIADLKDFVARNKARVATRNMAMSRQKKLDKMDIIELQSERPKPSFDFKPARTPGRFIFQAKDLQIGYDRPLTQPLNLTFERNQKVAIIGANGIGKTTLLKSLLGIIPPIAGEVERGDYLELGYFEQEVEGGNRQTPLEAVWNAFPALNQAEVRAALARCGLTSKHIESQIQVLSGGEQAKVRLCLLMNRENNVLVLDEPTNHLDVDAKEELKRALKEYKGSILMVCHEPDFYEGWMDQIWDFNQLT comes from the coding sequence ATGAGTATCTTAGAAGTAAAAAATCTCAGCCACGGTTTCGGAGACCGGGCTATTTTTGAGGATGTATCCTTCCGCCTGCTCAAAGGAGAGCATATCGGCCTGGTCGGTGCCAATGGCGAGGGAAAGTCGACCTTTATGAGCATTGTGACGGGTAAAATGCTGCCAGACGAAGGTAAGGTCGAGTGGTCCAAGTATGTGACGGCTGGCTATTTGGACCAGCATGCTGTGCTGGAGCAAGGTCAGTCTGTCCGAGATGTCTTGCGCACGGCCTTTGACGAACTTTTCAAGACCGAGGCCCGCATCAATGAAATCTATATGAGCATGGCTGAGGACGGAGCGGATGTCGATGCCCTGATGGAAGAAGTGGGTGAGCTGCAGGACCGCTTGGAAAGTCGGGATTTTTATACGCTAGATGCTAAAATCGACGAAGTCGCGCGTGCTCTAGGTGTCATGGACTACGGTATGGAAAGCGATGTGACAGAGCTATCTGGTGGACAGCGGACCAAGGTTCTCTTGGCTAAGCTTCTTCTGGAAAAGCCAGATATCCTGCTTTTGGACGAGCCGACCAACTATCTGGATGCGGAGCATATTGACTGGCTCAAGCGTTATCTACAAAACTATGAAAATGCTTTTGTTCTGATTTCCCACGATATTCCTTTCTTGAACGATGTAATCAATATTGTTTACCATGTAGAAAATCAGCAGTTGACCCGCTATTCTGGTGATTATTATCAGTTCTTAGAGGTCTATGAGATGAAAAAATCTCAGCTGGAAGCAGCCTATGAGCGCCAACAGAAGGAAATAGCGGATCTCAAGGACTTTGTAGCCCGCAACAAAGCTCGGGTAGCGACCCGTAATATGGCCATGTCTCGCCAGAAAAAGCTGGATAAGATGGACATTATTGAGCTGCAAAGTGAGAGACCAAAGCCTTCCTTTGATTTCAAGCCTGCCCGTACACCTGGCCGTTTTATCTTCCAAGCCAAGGATTTGCAGATTGGGTATGACCGTCCACTGACCCAGCCTCTTAATCTGACCTTTGAGCGCAATCAGAAAGTGGCGATCATCGGGGCAAATGGGATTGGAAAAACAACTCTTTTGAAGAGTCTTTTGGGGATTATCCCACCAATCGCTGGGGAAGTTGAGCGAGGGGATTATCTGGAGCTGGGTTATTTCGAGCAGGAAGTGGAAGGCGGCAATCGTCAGACACCGCTGGAAGCAGTCTGGAATGCCTTTCCGGCCCTGAATCAGGCTGAAGTTCGAGCTGCTCTGGCCAGATGTGGCTTGACTTCCAAGCATATCGAGAGCCAGATCCAAGTTCTTTCAGGTGGCGAGCAGGCCAAGGTCCGACTTTGTCTCCTCATGAACCGAGAAAATAATGTTCTGGTTCTGGACGAGCCGACTAACCACTTGGATGTAGATGCCAAAGAGGAGCTCAAGCGCGCTCTGAAAGAATACAAGGGCAGCATCCTTATGGTCTGCCACGAGCCTGATTTTTATGAAGGATGGATGGATCAAATCTGGGATTTCAATCAACTAACTTAA
- a CDS encoding CBS domain-containing protein, whose protein sequence is MAVKDFMTRKVVYISPDTTIAHAADIMRDQKLHRLPVIENDKLVGLVTEGTIAEASPSKATSLSIYEMNYLLNKTKVKDVMIHDVVTVSKYASLEDATYLMLKNKIGILPVVDNEQVYGVITDRDIFKAFLEVSGYGEEGVRMRFVTEDEVGVLAQIITLLVEENLNISNTVNIPRKDGKVVIEVQIDGDIDLAALKTKFEAHGIKVEEISRTSAKVL, encoded by the coding sequence ATGGCAGTAAAAGATTTTATGACGCGTAAGGTTGTATACATTAGTCCAGACACAACGATTGCGCATGCGGCAGATATTATGCGTGACCAAAAACTGCATCGCCTGCCCGTGATTGAAAATGATAAGCTGGTAGGTCTTGTGACAGAAGGAACGATTGCGGAAGCAAGTCCATCAAAGGCGACGAGCTTATCTATTTACGAAATGAACTACCTTCTGAATAAAACCAAGGTAAAAGATGTTATGATCCACGATGTGGTGACTGTTTCTAAATATGCCAGCTTGGAAGATGCGACCTATTTGATGCTGAAAAATAAAATTGGAATTTTACCAGTTGTGGACAATGAGCAGGTCTATGGCGTCATTACAGACCGCGACATCTTCAAGGCCTTTCTGGAAGTTTCTGGCTACGGCGAAGAGGGTGTCCGCATGCGCTTTGTCACAGAAGATGAGGTCGGTGTGCTGGCTCAGATTATCACCTTGCTCGTCGAAGAAAATCTCAATATTTCAAATACGGTCAACATTCCTCGGAAGGATGGCAAAGTTGTCATTGAGGTACAAATTGACGGAGATATTGACTTGGCTGCCTTGAAGACTAAGTTTGAAGCACACGGTATAAAAGTAGAAGAGATTAGCCGTACCAGTGCAAAAGTTTTATAG
- a CDS encoding bifunctional methylenetetrahydrofolate dehydrogenase/methenyltetrahydrofolate cyclohydrolase translates to MANIIDGKALAEKLQAKLAEKTAKLKEETGQEPGLVVILVGDNPASQVYVRNKERSALAAGFRSEVVRLPESTSQEELLALIAKYNQDSAWHGILVQLPLPAHIDDEAVLLAIDPEKDVDGFHPTNMGRLWSGHPLMIPSTPAGIMEMFREYKVDLEGKNAVVIGRSNIVGKPMAQLLLSKNATVTLTHSRTHHLAKIAKKADILVVAIGRGHFVTKDFVKEGAVVIDVGMNRDENGKLIGDVKFDEVAEVASLITPVPKGVGPMTITMLMEQTYQAFVRSLEKE, encoded by the coding sequence ATGGCAAACATTATTGACGGAAAGGCTTTAGCGGAGAAACTCCAAGCAAAACTTGCAGAAAAAACAGCAAAACTAAAAGAAGAGACAGGGCAAGAACCTGGTTTAGTGGTGATTTTGGTAGGAGACAATCCAGCCAGTCAGGTTTATGTGAGAAATAAAGAACGGTCCGCTCTAGCTGCAGGCTTCCGCAGTGAAGTTGTGCGCTTGCCTGAGTCAACGAGTCAGGAAGAATTGTTGGCCTTGATTGCTAAATATAATCAGGATTCGGCTTGGCATGGCATCTTAGTTCAGCTTCCTTTGCCAGCTCACATTGATGACGAAGCGGTTTTATTAGCCATTGATCCAGAGAAGGATGTAGATGGCTTTCATCCGACTAATATGGGGCGGCTTTGGTCAGGACATCCTTTGATGATCCCTTCTACACCAGCAGGAATCATGGAAATGTTCCGCGAATATAAGGTGGACTTGGAAGGCAAGAATGCGGTGGTGATTGGTCGTAGTAATATTGTCGGTAAACCCATGGCTCAGCTTCTGTTGTCTAAAAATGCGACTGTTACGTTGACGCATTCAAGGACCCATCATTTAGCTAAAATTGCCAAGAAAGCAGATATTTTGGTGGTGGCTATTGGACGTGGGCACTTTGTAACCAAGGACTTTGTCAAGGAGGGAGCTGTCGTGATTGATGTCGGCATGAACCGGGATGAAAATGGCAAGCTGATTGGCGATGTTAAGTTTGACGAAGTGGCTGAAGTGGCTAGTCTCATTACTCCAGTTCCAAAGGGAGTCGGACCGATGACCATTACCATGCTGATGGAGCAGACCTATCAAGCCTTTGTCAGAAGTTTGGAGAAAGAGTAG
- a CDS encoding DUF1797 family protein, with the protein MESHLVRIINRLEAMAKDGGNLKRNFEREGVVVAEVAYSYDEENGSVFTLRDVAARETYTFDSIDLIAMEIYELLY; encoded by the coding sequence ATGGAATCACATTTAGTTAGAATCATCAATCGTTTGGAAGCTATGGCCAAAGATGGTGGAAATTTAAAACGTAATTTTGAACGTGAAGGAGTGGTTGTTGCCGAAGTGGCTTACAGCTACGACGAAGAAAATGGTTCAGTGTTTACTCTGCGTGATGTGGCAGCGCGTGAGACTTATACTTTCGATAGTATTGATTTGATTGCCATGGAAATTTATGAATTATTATACTAA
- a CDS encoding ATP-dependent Clp protease ATP-binding subunit, producing the protein MLCQNCKINESTIHLYTNVNGNKQQIDLCQNCYQIMKTDPNNSLFRGLAQANNQGIDPIDDFFNSLGNFQQPQEPNPNIPPTQSGGGYGGGGYGGNSNRGSGPRQQAPQKPKGLLEEFGINVTEIARKGEIDPVIGRDEEITRVIEILNRRTKNNPVLIGEPGVGKTAVVEGLAQKIVDGDVPHKLQGKEVIRLDVVSLVQGTGIRGQFEERMQKLMDEIRSREDIILFIDEIHEIVGAGSAGDGNMDAGNILKPALARGELQMVGATTLNEYRIIEKDAALERRMQPVKVDEPTVEETITILKGIQKKYEDYHHVKYTDAAIEAAALLSNRYIQDRFLPDKAIDLLDEAGSKMNLTLNFVDPKVIDQRLIEAENLKAQATRDEDFEKAAYFRDQIAKYKELQKTSVLDNDIPIISEKTIEHIVEQKTNIPVGDLKEKEQSQLVNLASDLKAHVIGQDDAVDKIAKAIRRNRVGLGSPNRPIGSFLFVGPTGVGKTELSKQLAIELFGSADSMIRFDMSEYMEKHSVAKLVGAPPGYVGYEEAGQLTERVRRNPYSLILLDEVEKAHPDVMHMFLQVLDDGRLTDGQGRTVSFKDTIIIMTSNAGTGKAEASVGFGAAREGRTNSVLGELGNFFSPEFMNRFDGIIEFKPLSKDNLMQIVNLMLDDVNQRLATNDIHLDVTERVKEKLVDLGYDPKMGARPLRRTIQDHIEDAITDFYLENPSEKDLKAIMTSNGKILIKSAKKSETEKTKLDESKS; encoded by the coding sequence ATGCTTTGTCAAAATTGTAAAATCAATGAATCAACCATTCATCTCTATACAAATGTAAATGGAAATAAGCAGCAGATTGACCTTTGTCAAAACTGCTATCAAATCATGAAAACAGACCCTAACAATAGTCTTTTTCGAGGACTCGCTCAGGCTAACAACCAAGGAATTGACCCTATTGATGATTTCTTTAACAGCCTTGGTAATTTCCAACAACCGCAAGAACCAAATCCAAATATCCCACCAACTCAATCTGGAGGAGGCTACGGTGGCGGTGGCTATGGTGGCAATTCCAACCGTGGATCTGGTCCGCGCCAACAGGCTCCGCAAAAGCCGAAAGGTCTCCTAGAAGAGTTTGGTATCAATGTGACTGAGATTGCTCGTAAAGGAGAGATTGATCCTGTCATCGGTCGGGACGAAGAGATTACCCGTGTCATCGAAATCCTCAACCGCCGTACCAAGAACAATCCTGTCCTTATCGGAGAGCCTGGTGTCGGAAAAACAGCCGTGGTCGAAGGTCTAGCCCAGAAGATTGTGGATGGGGATGTGCCTCATAAACTCCAAGGCAAGGAAGTTATCCGTCTCGACGTAGTCAGCTTGGTACAGGGGACTGGTATTCGTGGCCAATTTGAAGAGCGGATGCAGAAGCTCATGGATGAAATTCGCTCTCGTGAAGACATCATCCTCTTTATCGATGAAATCCATGAAATTGTCGGAGCGGGCTCAGCTGGCGATGGCAATATGGACGCTGGAAACATTCTTAAACCAGCTCTGGCTCGTGGCGAACTCCAAATGGTCGGAGCAACTACTCTCAATGAATACCGTATCATTGAGAAAGATGCAGCCCTCGAACGTCGTATGCAGCCAGTTAAGGTGGACGAGCCGACTGTTGAAGAAACCATTACCATTCTCAAGGGTATTCAAAAGAAATACGAAGACTACCATCACGTCAAGTACACAGATGCGGCTATTGAAGCAGCTGCCCTTCTCTCCAACCGCTACATCCAAGACCGCTTCCTGCCAGACAAGGCTATCGATCTCTTGGACGAAGCAGGCTCTAAGATGAATCTGACCCTCAATTTTGTTGATCCTAAGGTCATTGACCAACGTCTGATTGAGGCCGAAAATCTCAAGGCTCAAGCAACCCGTGACGAAGACTTTGAAAAAGCAGCTTACTTCCGCGACCAGATTGCCAAATACAAGGAACTCCAAAAAACGAGCGTGCTGGATAACGATATTCCCATTATCAGCGAGAAAACAATTGAGCACATCGTGGAGCAAAAGACCAATATCCCAGTTGGCGATCTCAAAGAAAAGGAACAGTCTCAACTGGTCAATCTCGCCAGCGACTTAAAAGCCCACGTCATCGGCCAAGATGATGCCGTGGATAAGATTGCCAAAGCCATCCGCCGCAATCGGGTCGGACTAGGAAGTCCTAATCGTCCAATCGGAAGTTTCCTCTTTGTCGGCCCAACTGGTGTCGGTAAGACTGAACTATCTAAGCAACTAGCCATTGAGCTCTTTGGCTCGGCTGACAGCATGATTCGTTTTGACATGAGTGAATACATGGAAAAGCATAGCGTGGCCAAGCTGGTTGGTGCGCCTCCAGGCTACGTCGGCTATGAAGAGGCTGGCCAGTTGACTGAGCGCGTCCGCCGCAATCCATACTCGCTCATTCTACTGGATGAGGTAGAAAAGGCCCATCCTGATGTTATGCACATGTTCCTGCAGGTTTTGGATGATGGCCGCCTAACCGATGGTCAAGGTCGGACTGTCAGCTTCAAGGACACCATTATCATTATGACATCCAATGCCGGAACGGGCAAAGCTGAAGCCAGCGTTGGCTTTGGGGCAGCTCGTGAAGGCCGCACCAATTCCGTCTTGGGTGAATTGGGCAACTTCTTCAGCCCTGAGTTCATGAACCGCTTCGACGGCATCATCGAGTTTAAGCCACTCAGCAAGGACAACCTCATGCAAATCGTCAACCTCATGCTGGACGATGTCAACCAGCGCTTGGCAACCAACGACATTCATCTGGATGTCACAGAGAGAGTCAAAGAAAAGCTGGTCGATTTAGGCTACGATCCCAAAATGGGGGCTCGCCCACTGCGCCGCACCATCCAGGATCATATCGAAGATGCTATTACTGACTTCTATCTGGAAAATCCAAGCGAAAAAGATCTCAAAGCTATCATGACCAGCAATGGCAAAATTCTCATCAAGTCAGCCAAAAAATCAGAGACAGAAAAAACCAAGCTCGATGAAAGCAAAAGCTAA